The Tamandua tetradactyla isolate mTamTet1 chromosome 8, mTamTet1.pri, whole genome shotgun sequence genome includes a window with the following:
- the LOC143643603 gene encoding olfactory receptor 56A3-like encodes MTAHQNGTIVTEVSDFLLNCFVRSPSWQFWLSLPLGLFFLLAMGANTALLVTIRLEASLHKPMYYLLCILSCLDVVLCLTVMPKVLAIFWFDFRSISFFSCFLQMFIMNCFLAMESCTFMVMAYDRYVAICHPLRYPSIITDQFVAKAVLFILARNVLLTVPIPILSARLYYCGRNVIENCICANMSVSRLSCSNVTINRFYQFAGGWTLLGSDLILIFLSYTLILRAVLRLKAEGAVTKALSTCGSHFILILFFSTILLVFVLTHVAKKKFSPDVPVLLNVLHHVIPAALNPIVYGVRTQEIKQGIQRLLKKGW; translated from the coding sequence ATGACAGCACACCAAAATGGTACCATTGTGACTGAGGTGTCAGACTTCCTCCTGAACTGCTTTGTCAGGTCCCCCAGCTGGCAGTTCTGGCTGTCCCTGCCCCTCGGCCTCTTCTTCCTCCTGGCCATGGGGGCCAACACCGCTCTCCTGGTCACCATCCGGCTGGAGGCCTCTCTGCACAAGCCCATGTACTACCTGCTCTGCATCCTCTCCTGTCTGGACGTCGTGCTCTGCCTCACTGTCATGCCCAAGGTCCTGGCCATCTTCTGGTTTGACTTCAGGTCCATCAGCTTCTTTTCCTGCTTCCTCCAGATGTTCATCATGAATTGCTTCCTGGCCATGGAATCCTGCACATTTATggtcatggcctatgaccgctatgtggccatctgtcacccactgAGGTACCCATCCATCATCACTGATCAGTTTGTAGCCAAGGCTGTCTTGTTCATTCTTGCAAGAAATGTCCTTCTTACTGTGCCTATCCCCATTCTCTCAGCACGACTCTACTATTGTGGAAGAAATGTCATTGAGAACTGCATCTGTGCCAATATGTCTGTCTCCAGGCTCTCCTGCAGCAACGTCACCATCAATCGCTTCTACCAATTTGCTGGAGGTTGGACACTGCTAGGGTCGGACCTCATACTTATCTTCCTTTCCTACACCCTCATACTGCGAGCGGTGCTGAGACTCAAGGCAGAGGGTGCTGTGACCAAGGCCCTAAGCACGTGCGGCTCCCACTTCATCCTCATCCTCTTCTTCAGCACCATCCTCCTGGTCTTCGTCCTCACTCACGTGGCTAAGAAGAAGTTCTCCCCTGATGTGCCGGTCTTGCTCAATGTCCTCCACCATGTCATCCCCGCAGCCCTCAACCCCATTGTGTATGGGGTGCGAACCCAGGAAATCAAGCAAGGAATCCAGAGACTACTGAAGAAAGGGTGGTGA